In bacterium, one DNA window encodes the following:
- a CDS encoding putative toxin-antitoxin system toxin component, PIN family produces the protein MIITVDTNVIYSALYSKSGASNYILQLILQEEIKLALSLQTYLEYYDVLTREKNLKVLNLTVSEVEDTLDLLAALSQKHSIYFLLRPNLIDEKDNIFMECAFASNSDYLITSNVKDFKKGELKGFRFKIVTPNEFYKQWRINHE, from the coding sequence ATGATAATAACGGTTGATACAAATGTAATTTACTCAGCTCTGTATAGTAAATCAGGTGCATCTAATTATATTCTACAACTTATTTTACAAGAAGAAATAAAATTAGCCTTATCACTACAAACCTATTTGGAATATTATGATGTGCTTACAAGAGAAAAAAATCTAAAAGTACTGAATTTAACAGTGTCTGAAGTAGAAGATACTTTAGATTTATTAGCTGCATTATCTCAAAAACATTCTATTTATTTTTTACTCAGACCAAACCTGATAGACGAAAAGGATAATATTTTTATGGAATGTGCCTTTGCAAGTAATAGCGATTATTTGATTACTTCAAATGTTAAAGATTTCAAGAAAGGAGAGTTAAAAGGATTTAGGTTTAAAATTGTTACACCAAATGAATTTTATAAACAATGGAGGATAAATCATGAATAA